Proteins encoded by one window of Thermobaculum terrenum ATCC BAA-798:
- a CDS encoding gluconokinase has translation MSHKPSEPCVLSIDIGTSSIRSCLIDATGDIADNTLFAIEHSPTTTPDGGSELDPEEAFTKVCAVIDKSLSAAREYSVLPAAVAMTSFWHSLMGIDHRGKAITPVYLWADTRSAPYVDQLRSEASVDETYKRNGCPLHSSYWPSKLLWLRDSRPELYSQVDKWLSFAEYVQLRFTGELRCAHGMASGTGIYLQREMSWDPFWIDLLDLRENSLPRLTSLREPLGYLRVSDFPWKDLAGIPWYPAVGDGACSNIGSGAFDSSKVAINFGTSGAIRIVVDQYLEPPYGLWLYRIDKDRLLFGGALSNAGNIYEWLTETLRISHEQAEQCLLTIQKVKPGLVFEPYLAGERSPRWRPDATGTIRGLRLDTKPEDIFKAGMLGVLYEFAKVHDMLDNSLGSDDRVTLLSGGAIIKSQALRKALSEVLRRPTMICLEEEPSARGAALLVLEAIGAVKELKDAPTRLVAP, from the coding sequence ATGTCCCATAAACCGTCAGAGCCTTGTGTCCTAAGCATAGATATAGGAACTTCATCTATACGCTCATGCCTGATAGATGCTACTGGCGATATAGCCGATAATACACTGTTTGCCATCGAGCACTCACCAACAACCACCCCGGATGGGGGATCTGAGCTAGATCCCGAAGAGGCTTTCACTAAAGTCTGTGCTGTCATAGATAAATCGCTATCAGCTGCTCGGGAGTACAGCGTACTGCCAGCTGCAGTAGCGATGACATCTTTCTGGCATAGCCTCATGGGCATAGACCACAGAGGAAAGGCTATCACCCCAGTTTACCTGTGGGCAGATACACGCTCAGCACCATATGTAGATCAGCTAAGATCTGAAGCGAGCGTAGACGAGACATACAAAAGGAATGGCTGTCCGCTTCATTCCTCCTACTGGCCGTCAAAGCTGCTCTGGCTAAGAGACTCGCGGCCTGAGCTGTACTCTCAAGTAGACAAGTGGCTGTCATTTGCCGAATACGTACAGCTGAGGTTCACAGGGGAGTTAAGATGTGCCCATGGCATGGCATCAGGTACGGGCATCTACCTACAGCGTGAGATGTCATGGGATCCCTTCTGGATCGACCTCCTCGATCTGAGAGAAAATTCTCTCCCGAGACTCACTTCTCTGAGAGAACCCTTGGGGTACCTGCGCGTCTCAGATTTTCCATGGAAGGATCTTGCTGGTATCCCATGGTACCCTGCAGTAGGAGATGGAGCCTGCTCCAATATAGGTAGCGGTGCCTTCGATAGCAGCAAAGTCGCTATAAATTTTGGCACTAGCGGAGCCATTCGAATCGTGGTTGATCAGTACTTAGAACCACCCTATGGTCTATGGTTGTACAGGATAGATAAGGACAGGTTGCTATTTGGAGGTGCCCTGAGTAACGCGGGCAATATATATGAATGGTTAACTGAGACACTGCGCATCTCGCACGAGCAAGCCGAGCAATGCCTGCTGACCATTCAGAAGGTCAAACCAGGCCTGGTATTCGAACCTTATCTAGCTGGGGAAAGAAGTCCCAGGTGGCGACCTGATGCTACTGGCACCATCAGAGGATTGAGGCTGGACACAAAACCCGAGGATATATTCAAAGCCGGCATGCTGGGCGTGCTTTATGAGTTCGCCAAGGTACACGATATGCTGGATAACTCATTAGGCAGTGACGATAGAGTCACACTCTTAAGCGGTGGTGCAATCATAAAATCTCAGGCTTTGAGAAAGGCTCTCAGCGAAGTCTTGAGACGCCCAACGATGATTTGTCTGGAAGAAGAACCTTCAGCGAGAGGAGCTGCTCTACTAGTTCTGGAAGCTATAGGAGCGGTCAAGGAGTTAAAAGACGCTCCTACAAGGCTAGTAGCTCCATAG
- a CDS encoding class IV adenylate cyclase, whose protein sequence is MRETEIKLRVENLEEVEERLRRVGAMPREERVEEVDRIFRDVTGDRLESQLLRLRTSAGKNTLTWKGEPKFRGGVKEREEEQTGVESAEAMIEILRRLGFEVDLEFSKVRNYWELEGCMVSLDTLPFGRFIEIEGDEAAIVRVRRILELEAAEEVKLSYPEMARIHLGK, encoded by the coding sequence ATGAGGGAAACTGAGATAAAGCTTAGGGTTGAGAACCTGGAAGAAGTTGAAGAGAGACTCAGAAGGGTAGGAGCTATGCCCAGGGAAGAGCGCGTAGAAGAGGTTGACAGGATCTTCCGGGATGTTACCGGCGATCGTCTTGAGAGTCAGCTTTTGCGCCTGCGTACCTCTGCAGGCAAAAACACACTCACATGGAAGGGTGAGCCCAAGTTTAGAGGAGGGGTGAAGGAGAGGGAAGAAGAACAGACAGGAGTAGAATCAGCGGAGGCTATGATCGAGATATTAAGACGCCTGGGCTTCGAAGTCGATCTTGAGTTTTCCAAAGTGCGCAACTACTGGGAGCTAGAAGGGTGTATGGTGAGCCTGGACACGCTACCGTTTGGCAGATTTATTGAGATAGAAGGCGATGAGGCTGCGATAGTGCGAGTGAGGCGAATACTGGAATTAGAAGCTGCTGAGGAGGTAAAGCTGAGCTATCCTGAGATGGCCAGAATACATCTCGGGAAATGA